The sequence acaaaaagtttcaatgtaattaaattattacaccaccagtttttttttactttggttaGAAATGCAAGCAGAGACATGCATACAGGCTAAAATTAGAGACAGTTTAAACGTTCAAccttttttaagaattttcagCTTTTTACTGTAAAATGTTTCACAACACCAACATGGCTGCAGTCCAGTCTACAGCAAGCTACGATCTTctgtaaaatgtaaaatgcGGATAGTGGACTTGCGGAAAAAGAAGCACTCTAGCGGTGGGAAATGAAACACTGAAGTttgtagaaaaacaaacagatgGCGCCACTTTCTCTCTCGCTTTTCTCACGTCTAGACAGGATTTGATTGCGTGAGCTTTTTTCAAGTGGCGTTCTGGCGTATTTATTCCCGTCGTGgataataagaaataagaataagaacggTCGTCTCCAACTGCACTGTGCACACGCGCCATTGTTTGATCAATGTCTCCCCTAGACGATTCTATTGGCCGTTGGCTGCtgcaatcaaaaaaaggagagaaacgaATCGCCACATCGATTACACGACTATGTAATACCGTatcgaatttaaaataaaaaaaaaaatagatatttccgaattttgctcgaaagaagaaaatctccCGCACTGGGCAGAAGAAAGGACAGGTGATTGTAACGTTGGAATTTTCTCGCGTCTAGGGAATAAGGAAGGaaaggtaaaaagaagaaaagacgcgAGGCCGAATTGCGGTCGAGTGGTTAGGTGGTCAAGTCGAAAATCAACCAAACACTCGGCAGGATATGTCGGTCGATGGTCttttcaacaacaacgaaaaaatacagaaacggaaaagagaaaggacgtatgtaataataataacatcacacacacaagtccagGGAGAGTCACGCAAATCAATCACAATAATTCGgggaatcaaaaaattatttttttttcttttttttttcaaacattaatatatataatatcgtGTTAACTTTTATTGTAATCAGATTATTTTGTCTTGTTGTTTGGTGTCGCATGGCCAGTCAAGCggccaattatttttttttctctttttattttttaaagaaaagccaaaaaaccGAAACGAAAAGTTTGTGCTGGTATAGGAATTTTGTGTCTTTTCGAATTTATTAATCGTTTTACCCAGGCACCACATGGAAACAAAAGGGTGCGGCCATCAGCAGGAGCGTTTATACCCTgttaaatctatttttcttataggaagtgaatttgttgttattgtgctGTGTAAGAAATATCTATAGGGGGTTTTCCATAAGCCATGAAAAGATATAAGAAATGCTATTTCTTATATGCTGTGAGGTTCACACCATTTGGTCAGCAGCAGGTGATTATATGATGGCCGTTTGTTATTTAGCCGTTAGCCACCAAGTTCATCTAATGATTTCCGTTTCCTCTTGCGCCCGACGCTCTGCTCCGTAAGTCCGTCatctcatttgaattgaaaagtgTTGGTGGAATATAATAGTACATGGGCGAGAGATGTGATGTCGTACACAGCGCAGTTTTCTTGTAGGCCAAAGTGGATGTAATGGGAACTCTTGGGCGCGTATAGATCACACATGCATAACGGCCATGCTCCTTTGCACACAGCACACGgtcgccattttcttttttcctggtcGTGTGGTCTTCGGATATTATATAgagtcgatggaaaaaaaggagaaaaaaaaacaagcaagcaagcaacttcttttcttgttcgtTTTCTATATATACGTGAGTCATATATACTTTGCGGTTtcgtcttctttccttttgggTTCTTTTCCCACTCGATTATCAGCacttcctcaacttcttcctGACTCATTATTACAAATGGGAGAAAtgtacaagagagagaaaaaggtcgTCGCCGTAATAGACTGTCCAGTTTCCGGAGTTGGGGTTATAGATATCATACATGCTGGTGTGATGAGAGACAGGTGCATGGTTTAGGTGTAGTAATATGTAGATAGATAGAAATCGAATCATCTAATATGTGTCGATATTCTTCGTCGGCTGAATATAAACCACGTCCGTTGGTTTTCTCACGATGATTCACCATCACACCACCACAGCACACCATCGGGCGTCCTGTTTGAGTGCTTCTCTCAATCTATTTATAGGGCACGCTCCAATGACTTTCTTATCTCTCACCCATCCATCCATGGccacaccagcagcagcagcagctcttaattttttttttctcatttcatttcTCATATATAAAACTATATCGGTTTGTAATCAAgtcaattctttttattttttagtggaACTGAAATTCGGGGCGCTTATCGATCGTCCGTTTTTcctagctctttttttttgttttcataaatTTCGATATCATTAAATAGTAGTCGAATTGCGTGCAGAAgagcgacaacaacaacaacaggaccGAAAAACAATAAAGCGACttctccgctgctgctgcttttacCTACACAGCGCGCGCagactagaaaaataaaataaaataaaataaaataaaaaaagtattacACATAGAGGAGGGGAATATCGGACGAGTAAAAGGGCCAAACACGCCATCAAGTCGTTCTCTCCATACATATTAGACtgttatatatatgtatactaCTAGCTACTCTCTCTCGTTGGGCTGCTATATAGCGGATTCcggccactgctgctgctgctccgatGCTGCTAGCTTGTAGGCTACTATGCGcctttaatgttatttgacagAACGGGTCGTCAGCAGCGCAGTCAGTCGGTCGGTCGTGATGGGGAAATCATTCCCCTTCCCCCCCTCTTCGTCCTGCAGCACATCACGCATCGCCCAGGTATAATATAGAGTCGAACCGGGCCCCGCCGCTGCAGGTAAATAACACAGACGACAATTCAGTCAGCCAATCAGAAAAATACCTGCAGCAATTGATGTATAAGCCCCTATCTATGTGTGTATAACATCTAAATTTAGATGTGTCGAATCGATattcttttattgatttgaatcaTTTTGGTGGTCGATTGAATACATTCAAATATACATAAGAGTTGTAGgcctatagagagagaaacagcTCAACTGTAGCTAAATCTATACACGTAATAGATTGTTAAGGGTGGTGGTGTGTTTTGGCGTTGCCATGGCGACCGCCTTTCCACCACAATATGGCACGTAGTGTGATATCCCATGAATGTTGATGCCAATTCAATAGCAGATGATTCATTTACAATTGATGCAGCAGTGTGGCTCCTGTAAAACTATATAGATACGCTCCAGTGACTGTTGTTGCACGTGTGACCACATCCGGTCAAATCAACTGGAAAATATatctaagaaaagaaaactagatCTTAAACTATAATTTTATATGTATGCGAATTAATGGGACACTTAACATCACCTTTATAGGGCAGCAACAATCAACTCAATGGTCTTGGATATAATAATAGTCCACATAACAATCAAACTATCGTcgtgtattcttttttttagactttttatacaaaatgaaatgttttggCTACTGTTggttattatataaaaacagTTGATGATAGTCTTATAGTCATTCGACAGCAGACACGGATAATAATTGCGGATGAATCTGATATGCTGAGCTCCTATAGAATCAAGCGTGTTTGATCGAATTGTGTGATGGCGTCATGACAACAAACTGTCGTGGCTAAAACTCTTATAGACTCGGATAACTTTTAGATTCCACCTTCTAGGCTACAAGCAGCAGCATGCACGTGAGGGAGAATATCGATTTGATTAAGTATATACCTTCATACATTTGACATGTTTCTCCCCTGTATATAGACATGTGTGTTATGTCAATATTTGTGTATATcttatgctgctgctgtgttagCTGTTGTGCAGTGATCGTCTATAATACAAGTTAGAGAGACTTTGACGCATCGATAGATGGCGAGAATCTAACCGCCAGCCAGTCTTTGATATGTCTCTAATAAACACGGCGAATTGAATTCTAAATGATGATGAACTTTAACGAGCATAAATGAATTGGAAGAGAGACAGCGCACCTGGTGTTGTATACATCTACGGTTAGATGGTTcaggtagaaaaagaaatgatccgACGAtgagaaaatataagaaaaaagggccaCAAGGCGGGGGAGGTGGTAGTAGTATACACAGAGTCAGCAGTAGGGAGAGAaacgggtgggggggggggcggttTAATAGGGAGGTAGGAGGTCTAAAGAACTTGAAAATGTGGTAGTAgtatgggaaaaaaagaaaaagacacgaCAACCAGAagaagtggaagaagaagaagaaggaaatgagagagagagagagaaaaagagaaaagagtagACAGCAGCACACGGCACAGGTATACATATAGGAAGGAGGGGGAATATTATACTAGGACAGGTGGTCACCAGTCGGACGGCATCAGTAGCTCCTGTGAATTCGTGCCGAGCACACCTGTCTACTACctcctctctctgtctctctcttcttttagcCATTCTCTCAAAtacttttttgtctgtttgaaCAGCAGGAACAAGAAATTCTCTTTtgagtcgtcgtcgtgtgtTTGTGTAAACTTGCCATCAAACTCTACCATTTCCCAGGTAAAACTCGATTTTCTATCgttatttccttttgattaagagttgaattgtttttacttaaaaagaaaagaaaaagcgacacatttcatcatcgtcgtctaccacacaaaagagaaatgtTGCGCCACTATGCGGTACCTACTCTATTACAATCGAAATTTTAgttggaaattcttttttctttttcggaatgaaaaatctaaaaaagaaaaagaaaaaaaagtgtagcgttggctgctgctgctgctcggctGGCTGACGTCCAACGATGCACAGCTGTTGTACGTTGTTCACTAGACCGTGCAGTGTATATCtatgtaaattaaaaaaagaaaaaaatattatttaagaGTTATATTTAGTATACATACATACCCCCCATATCATTGGGAATCATCAGACAATGAGGggtaaaaacaagaaatacctGTATTTTAGAAGGGAAAATTTTCTTCCAAAGCAATTAAAACCGACTGGGTTTATTattagtgaaaaaaaaaccctactATACTAATCTTGTTTAAATATGAAAAGGGGGGTAGATGTAGGAGGAATTCGACGGAATAGTTTCCACCCTATAGATACACGGAGAGAGACTATAAGAGAAGAGACTCGATTGATGTTGAattaaagaggaagaagacagGATGTTAAGAAGCCGGCGGCTCGCTccacttttcttccttttgcttattccccatttttattctcgtttcttccttcttctcttcATTCCAGCaacagaagaataagaaaggtAGATGATCTTGTAGTACCtgtattcccccccccccttattcCTTTTTGTAATGGCCGAATGCTCTGCTTTTGTTTGATGGCAAATAGATCGacttatttatattatatattagaTATTGATGATTAGCATCGTCGAATCTCTGTCGAGAAATCGCTGGTCTTTTGGCCCGCAGAAAATTTagccgaaacaaaaaagataacCCGCAGGTGCCCGCAGTTGTTTGTCGgtgggaaaataataatttttgtttcttttcttttttaccaggTGATCAAGGTGACCGGAAACGATATTACACACACGCatccatttttgtttaatgccctttccttccttttctttttttcgctgaAACATTTTCCCGAACGAACCAAACTGACCGGATACGACAAAGGCAATGAAGCCCATCCGCCGCAGCCTGTTCAAACCCGATGGATAATATAATTTTAGCCATAGgctctttttttggatttttctttctcggttATTGTGAGTTGGTTCCCAATCACAGCAGCTATAGACAggtgacagcagcagcagcagccaatggCACCTGACGTGATTTTCGGTTTGACTCTGGTGGCCTAAATGTTCAATGATTCTTTTCTCTCATGTGTCTATAGGTCGGGTATTCCATCATCATTATCTTGATACATAGCCCCAGGCGATATTATTAGATTGCTCAGGTAAGGAGGAGGAACAGCTGTTCAAGTTTTCTCTCTACACACGGTCGTCGTGGTCGGCtcctggatggatggatggagacACGTTTGGCTTGGCTTCACATTTCTTttcgttgttattttttccaacAGCAGTTgcctcgtcttcttcttcctacgACGCGCTCGACTGGCTGGCAACCCGCCCCCGCCACTTCCGTCGCTCACGGCCATTTTCCATCATTCGCCATCTATTGGATTTCTTGTTCCCCAACAGGCAACCCGGCGCCGGCGCTTTCTTATCGACCAATCAGACGACGCTGCCACGCCCCTTTTTATTCCGGAGCAATAAGAGACAGTGACCAATCACTGATGCGATCTTTGGAATCAATCTATCGGAATTTgtcggttgttgttggccgATTCCCGCAATGGCACTGGAAGAATTCACGGGTCGCAATTAAATTTGACAGATTTGAATTTCTGGAAAATGACACACTCGTGGATCTTCAGTGCTGTACCGGGCGTCGGTTATTCCATCCTCTGCTtatctttcatttcatttgaattgaattatctCAACATTATTGAGAGACTATGTAGGAAATTAAATATTCCGGTGATCCTTGGCACTGGAAGAATTCACAGAGTGCATTACGACAGGTCGTGGGTTCCCTGGTGCCAGAGATTGCTCCCGGAAATCAATATCATCACAATTACATTTATGCTAGGAATTGATTTATCGATTTATTGCCCATGCTGCCTATTTCTGTGTCTATACACAAATGTCGCGTTTGTAATAAACTTTGGAATCGTCACCAAATGAATTTTAGTCAAATTTCTTAAATTAGACGTGGAAAAATCTTGTTGGTTAAACACCGCAGGCGATATGCTGTGCAGTCGAGTCTGAacacgaaaaaatataaacagcaacgatcgtctttttttgttattctcaATGTCTTTTCGTGTGCATCCGCCCGTTCATCGTCGcggtcgctttttttttctcttataaaaattgaacagaaaagagagaaaaaacaggagggaataaatatataaaatagcTGCCGGTGTTACGCTGACGCGGAACGCGGCCATCGCTCCcttcccatcatcatcatcatcatctttcgtccatctttttttcccctttttcccaTCGTTTTTCCCAActccaattttcttttcttcttccttcctttcttctcctttttcgggattattattttttgttttttcattcatGTTAGGCAGCAGACAACATTTCTCGTGTTCTCTCGGTCGTGGCGATGATTCTTTCGACttccttttttcccgtttGTTGGCATTCTGACGTTTATCTTGTCGCACCAGTCACCGTCCTGCCCAGAAATAATCGAAAACATGAGACTAAACGACGTTCTTACTGAGACggtttaaaaaagataaaatgggAAATGAAACAGAATCGAATGCGCATTTCCATTTTTAGTTATACAtttgactactagatggcgaGACAGTGAGTTGATATTTTGACTGCTAGATGGCGGAAATCATAGTGAATGATTTTACCACTAGATAGACTCGCGCTCTGTACAACGAATTAAATTAGTAATTTCAAAGTTTAAAGCCATTTTGATAAGTTTAAACAATTTTCATGACATTTTACGAAAATAAAGAGTTTCCACTactttagaaaaattaaattctatactttaagaaagaaaaataacaaaaaccagTCTACTAAAATTGGCAACGTGCACAAGTGACACGCAGTTGATTTTTAGGCGCCCCCAGTGCTGCTAACCCACACtcggcttttttctttcctttttattcttgatGATGTGTCACGTGACTTTGCTTCCAAGTTCCAACGTGGAAATATCTCGATACGATTCTTAGCCTTCACGGCGATTAATCGCGTATCGCTTCACTCTTTCACTAATCGATTCAGTCGGGCTCTCCCATTAGATCGCCATAGTATCGGGGAGTATTACCTTCAACTCGATTCGAGAAACGAGTGAATCGATTCAATTGTTAACCGTTTTGCTTGTGTCGATGTGGAACTGTCAGACGGGTAACTGCACAGTTGAACAAGTCAAGTCCACAGGAACGCCAGCCGGCGTTTCATTCACCCCAATTTACTAaagactttttctcttttttcaaccATCGAGAAATAGTTTCCGATTCTCTTTTTTGCCACACTCTTTGTCGTCACCAATCACACCTCCAAAATGGGCTGTAAGTGACGatttaattgcatttattCGGCTAGTTTTCGCTACCAGACCTAGCCACTTGTTACCTGATTAACATATTGAGACCTGCATCCTTGTTTGCTCAACCCTTTCTGATAATCCCTTCTAATTACTTTGCTTGCAGTCAAATTCTTGGAAGTCATCAAGCCTTTCTGCAGTATCCTGCCTGAAATTGCCAAACCTGAGCGAAAAATCCAGTTTCGTGAAAAGGTGCTATGGACAGCCATCACCCTCCTCATCTTTCTTGTTTGCTGCCAGGTACTTACTTTTGTTTGCACACACTTGAATGATGTTCTGTATTTCAATTATGTGTTGTCTCGTCAGATTCCTCTCTTCGGCATCATGAGCTCAGATTCTGCCGATCCCTTCTACTGGATTCGTGTCATCCTGGCTTCGAACAGAGGTACACTCATGGAGTTGGGTATCTCCCCCATCGTCACATCTGGCCTCATCATGCAACTGTTGGCTGGTGCAAAGATTATTGAAGTCGGTGACACACCAAAGGACAGGGCTCTCTTCAACGGAGCACAGAAACGTAAGCTCATCCGATCAAAACTGAAATGTTGTCCACAGCCTATTGATGTTATGTTATTTACAGTGTTTGGTATGGTTATTACCATTGGCCAGTCGATTGTCTACGTCATGACGGGCATGTACGGCGAGCCGAGTGAAATCGGCCGTGGTGTTTGCCTTTTGATCGTCATCCAGCTGTTTATCGCCGGTTTGATCGTCTTGTTGCTCGACGAATTGCTCCAGAAGGGTTACGGTCTCGGCTCTGGTATTTCACTCTTTATCGCCACCAACATTTGCGAGACGATCGTATGGAAGGCCTTCAGCCCGACGACAGTCAACACTGGCCGAGGCACAGAGTTCGAAGGTGCCGTTATTGCTCTGTTCCACCTTTTGGCCACTCGCCAGGACAAGGTTCGAGCTCTCCGCGAGGCTTTCTACCGCCAGAACTTGCCCAACTTGATGAATCTGTTGGCCACAGTCCTCGTCTTTGCCGTCGTCATATACTTCCAGGGCTTCCGCGTCGATTTGCCCATCAAATCTGCTCGCTACCGCGGCCAATACTCTTCTTATCCCATTAAATTGTTCTACACGTCCAACATCCCCATCATTTTGCAATCGGCTCTCGTCTCCAACTTGTACGTAATTTCGCAAATGTTGGCCGTTAAATTCGCCGGCAACTTTTTGGTGAATTTGCTCGGCGTCTGGGGCGACGTTGGCGGAGGTGGACCTGCCCGTGCCTATCCGATTGGTGGCCTGTGTTATTACCTGTCTCCTCCAGAGAGTCTGGGTCACATCGCCGAGGATCCCATCCACGCCGTCCTTTACATTTGCTTCATGTTGGGCTCTTGCGCCTTCTTCTCCAAGACGTGGATTGACGTGTCTGGATCTTCCGCCAAAGATGTAATttagatttatttaattttaattggattttattataatatttttattttaaaattaggtTGCCAAGCAGCTGAAGGAGCAACAGATGGTGATGCGAGGACATCGTGAGACGTCGATGATCCACGAATTGAACCGATACATTCCGACAGCGGCCGCTTTCGGTGGTTTGTGTATCGGAGCTCTTTCGGTGATTGCCGATTTCATGGGCGCCATTGGCTCTGGCACGGGTATCCTGTTGGCCGTAACCATCATCTACCAGTACTTTGAGATCTTTGTCAAGGAGCAGAGCGAAATGGGTGGCATGAGCACGCTCCTCTTctaattgttttcatttctcttatttttctcctGTCTTGATCCAAAGCGACGACAAAGTTGACACATGAAAACACTTAACATACCACCATATAGAgaggaattgatttataacCAACGCTACCCCCCATCACTCCATCCCccgacaaaacaaacaaacgttaTTCAGGTggacaaaatcattttttttttttgtgtttttgaattttcagacGAAAgttcgaaaatgaaaacagtttCAGACGTTGAATTTGTGCGTGTGCGGGGTGGggtgaatttttcaaagttgaaagagaattaaacagaaaaagtTGAGACGGACTTATTGTACGTTGaccaaaatataataaatacacACCTGATGGAAACTGGAACTCGACAATTGATTATTgtaaaaaatcataaatcaAGTATTTTGCGCTAAATGTGTGACATGTTAACGGATTGATCGGAATCCAGTCAACGCGCGAGCCATGATTTTATGAAATATGTCATTAAGTACCGATGTTGATGTTCACGTAGAAATACGACAGACGCGCAACAAtaagatttgtttttaactatTAACTTTATTGTTAAAGAGATGCACAAAATATTCAACAGAAAAAATCTGtattctttttcaaacaaaaattcggaaacattctttttttaatagtaTACAATCATGAATTCAGGTTTTACAGGCGACGCTGTGGTTTGtcgcaaataattaaaaatactttGGCCAACCAACATTGATAATGAGGAGGATTCGTTAAATTTAAAGGGAATAAAGGAGACCTAAAAGTTACTCAAagtgacatttatttttcacacgTAGTGACGTAGCTCATCTTTtaaaaagtttcattttttcgagtttccttttttttttaattaatggcTGCTCTGTCGAGCAATTGGATGATTTCTTCAATGTTTTCGATTTTCTGGTTGTTTCTACGTCGTATCAAAGATCGCGCATCGATTTCATTGGAGTTTACCTCGATCCCATGTTGGATTAAGAGTTGGATTGCGTCGGATAATTTCTCACTTGAATTATTAGAACATAAAAAATGAAGTGCATTCCATCCTTCGTTATCCTTTTCATTCTTATCGATTCCGAGTTGGATTAAGAGTTGTATTGCGTTGGATAATTTCTCACTTGAATTATTAGAACACAGGAAATGAAGTGCATTCCACCCATCGTTATCCTTTCCATTCTTATCGATTCCGAGTTGGATTAAGAGTTTGATCGCGTCGATTAATTTCTCACTTGAATTCCATCGACACAAGAAATGAAGTGCATTACAGCCGTTGTCATCCTTTCCATTGACATCGATTCCGTGTTGGATTAAGAGTTTGATCGCGTCGATTAATTTCTCACTTGAATTATTAGAACATAAGAAATGAAATGCATTCCACCCATCGTTATCCTTTCCATTCTTATCGATTCCGAGTTGGATTAAGAGTTGGATGGCGTCGATTAATTCCTCACTTGAATTATTAGCACACAAGTAATGAAGTGCATTCCGCCCATCGTTATCTTTTTCATTCACATCGATTCCGAGTTGGATTAAGAGTTGGATCACGTCGATTAATTTCTCACTTGAATTATTACTACACAACAAATGAAGTGCATTGCCTCCGTCTTTAATGTTTTCATTCACATCGATTCCGAGTTGGATTAAGAGTTTGATCAC comes from Daphnia pulicaria isolate SC F1-1A chromosome 11, SC_F0-13Bv2, whole genome shotgun sequence and encodes:
- the LOC124315300 gene encoding protein transport protein Sec61 subunit alpha, which produces MGFKFLEVIKPFCSILPEIAKPERKIQFREKVLWTAITLLIFLVCCQIPLFGIMSSDSADPFYWIRVILASNRGTLMELGISPIVTSGLIMQLLAGAKIIEVGDTPKDRALFNGAQKLFGMVITIGQSIVYVMTGMYGEPSEIGRGVCLLIVIQLFIAGLIVLLLDELLQKGYGLGSGISLFIATNICETIVWKAFSPTTVNTGRGTEFEGAVIALFHLLATRQDKVRALREAFYRQNLPNLMNLLATVLVFAVVIYFQGFRVDLPIKSARYRGQYSSYPIKLFYTSNIPIILQSALVSNLYVISQMLAVKFAGNFLVNLLGVWGDVGGGGPARAYPIGGLCYYLSPPESLGHIAEDPIHAVLYICFMLGSCAFFSKTWIDVSGSSAKDVAKQLKEQQMVMRGHRETSMIHELNRYIPTAAAFGGLCIGALSVIADFMGAIGSGTGILLAVTIIYQYFEIFVKEQSEMGGMSTLLF